A part of Thermoplasmata archaeon genomic DNA contains:
- the ileS gene encoding isoleucine--tRNA ligase, producing the protein MIKQAEKSYAPAELERQVREFWTRAKVYSKTVAARAGGEDYYFGDGPPFTTGSIHLGNVLNKTIKDAVVRYRRMRGFHVRDQPGYDMHGLPIEVQVEKTLGIMNKKEIEELGIAKFIDTCRSFSLELLTKMTEQFQALGVWLDWDRPYMTIRNEYIEGAWWTLKRAHEHGLLYEALRSIQWCPRDETALADAEVEYADETDPSIYVKFPLAERPEESLLIWTTTPWTLPANLAIAVHPQFSYAKVRVGEGDKTEYLWIMEAAVPAVMALGGVASYDVVERTTGAQLVGRAYVHPLAEGIPYQAGVTGDWAHRVVASEVVEAEHTGLVHTAPGHGPEDFELGQRLGLPAFSPVDEHGRFTPEAGEYAGKYVKEADPIIINDLRSAHALFAEETLVHAYGHCWRCKTPILFRATVQWFLKVSDIKPKMVDEVQRVRWYPDWAGSARQLRWTEDLRDWCISRQRYWGVPLSIWRCPKCRHWVVVGSSAELREGQGYQEGMDLHRPGIDAVTLPCSECGGTMARVPDTVDVWFESGVSTWASLGYPAREDEFKRWWPADWIVEGPDQTRGWFASQLAAGVVAFDRAPYDSVLMHGWVNGPDGRQMHKSLGNYVEPSTVVDKFGVDALRLYMVLVNAPWDDITFQEEGVRTALRTLNILWNVLRFATTYMVLDRFDPFAPAMAVVEGHLRHEDRWLLSRLESVKATVDAEMATYNLHRAYRAVESFVLDDLSRWYVKLVRGRTWTEATDRDKLAAYRVLHESLGTVAALVAPVTPHIAEAMYQRLDGRKLSVHMVDWPTAIEGRRKAELEASMAIVQGLVEVVSKERQKGGRKLRWPLQLVAVKGPTPAAAAALDSLKGVFLELANAKELLVLKPTDEFPGMSLVAKPDPAAIGKAYKVLGPKIVKVLEARPAEELREALERGPYEVGVDGQIVTIGASMVRFEKQVPADVVVAPTPHGELYLHLRVTPELQAEAYAREIIRRVQQMRKELDLEVDDFIATVVKTSKDFAAVLAPQVAFMSRETRSRNFTFSDKDVGSEHVVEWNDVDGRSVTIGVTPLHMSEALREFTKVPGITSAKATALFDAGYKSVAALKAATRQELAAIEGLEPSDLDRIVAAFSTEEPGDVECPTCGATIPASARRCPRCGEPTTSDASPCPRCHAPIPPGSDACDACGFALAGTGSSTATGQAEAGASEPIAPSLKDPSSVLVREKTPREAYDLFRSALETGKRGLCITRAYPKRVRERFGDAAPTIIWLSNVGKERTVRPKDLEKLSLLVEEFLRGGNGVILIDGLEYLVTHNNFITVLRLLQAVRDRVAMNGAVLLLSVNPSAFDAQQMTLLEREVDRVVPGNGSS; encoded by the coding sequence ATGATCAAGCAGGCGGAGAAGTCGTACGCTCCAGCGGAGCTGGAGCGTCAGGTCCGGGAATTTTGGACGCGCGCGAAGGTCTACTCGAAGACGGTCGCCGCGCGTGCGGGCGGTGAGGATTACTACTTCGGCGACGGCCCGCCGTTTACGACCGGCTCGATTCACCTTGGCAACGTGCTGAACAAGACGATCAAAGACGCCGTCGTCCGCTACCGGCGGATGCGGGGCTTCCACGTCCGCGACCAACCGGGCTACGACATGCACGGGCTCCCAATCGAGGTCCAGGTCGAGAAGACCCTGGGGATTATGAACAAGAAGGAGATCGAGGAGCTTGGCATCGCGAAGTTCATCGACACGTGCCGGAGCTTCTCCCTCGAACTCCTAACGAAAATGACGGAGCAGTTCCAAGCCCTCGGCGTCTGGCTCGATTGGGACCGGCCCTACATGACGATCCGCAACGAGTACATCGAGGGCGCCTGGTGGACCCTGAAGCGTGCCCACGAGCACGGCCTCCTGTACGAAGCCCTGCGATCAATCCAGTGGTGTCCGCGGGACGAGACGGCCCTCGCGGACGCGGAGGTCGAATACGCGGACGAAACGGACCCCTCGATCTACGTGAAGTTCCCGCTCGCGGAGCGACCGGAGGAATCGCTGCTCATCTGGACGACGACGCCGTGGACGCTGCCCGCGAACCTCGCGATCGCGGTCCATCCGCAGTTCTCGTACGCGAAGGTGCGGGTCGGCGAGGGCGACAAGACGGAGTACCTGTGGATCATGGAAGCCGCCGTCCCAGCCGTCATGGCGCTCGGGGGCGTCGCCTCCTACGACGTCGTCGAGAGGACGACCGGGGCTCAGCTCGTTGGTCGCGCGTACGTACACCCACTCGCCGAGGGAATCCCGTACCAGGCCGGTGTCACGGGCGATTGGGCCCACCGGGTCGTCGCCTCCGAGGTCGTCGAGGCGGAGCACACGGGCCTCGTCCACACCGCGCCCGGTCACGGCCCGGAGGACTTCGAACTCGGGCAGCGGCTCGGGTTGCCGGCGTTCTCCCCCGTCGACGAACACGGGCGTTTCACCCCGGAGGCCGGCGAGTACGCCGGCAAGTACGTGAAGGAGGCGGACCCGATCATCATCAACGACTTGCGATCCGCTCACGCCCTCTTCGCCGAAGAGACGCTCGTCCATGCGTACGGCCATTGTTGGCGGTGCAAGACGCCGATCCTGTTCCGCGCCACGGTCCAGTGGTTCCTCAAGGTCTCGGACATCAAGCCGAAGATGGTCGACGAGGTCCAGCGCGTGCGGTGGTATCCGGACTGGGCCGGTTCCGCCCGGCAGCTCCGCTGGACGGAGGACCTCCGGGACTGGTGCATATCCCGACAGCGGTACTGGGGCGTCCCGCTCTCGATCTGGCGGTGCCCGAAGTGCCGCCACTGGGTCGTCGTCGGCTCGTCGGCCGAGCTCCGGGAGGGCCAAGGCTACCAGGAGGGCATGGACCTTCACCGCCCCGGCATCGATGCCGTCACACTGCCGTGCAGCGAGTGCGGCGGGACGATGGCGAGGGTCCCCGACACGGTCGACGTCTGGTTCGAGAGCGGCGTCTCCACATGGGCGAGCCTTGGGTACCCGGCGCGGGAGGACGAGTTCAAGCGCTGGTGGCCCGCCGATTGGATCGTCGAGGGGCCCGACCAGACGCGCGGCTGGTTCGCCTCGCAGCTCGCCGCGGGCGTCGTCGCCTTCGATCGAGCCCCGTACGACTCCGTCCTGATGCACGGATGGGTGAACGGGCCCGATGGTAGGCAGATGCACAAGTCCCTCGGGAACTACGTCGAGCCGTCGACCGTCGTCGACAAGTTCGGCGTCGACGCGCTTCGGTTGTACATGGTCCTCGTGAACGCGCCGTGGGACGACATCACCTTCCAGGAAGAGGGCGTTCGGACCGCCCTCCGGACCCTGAACATCCTGTGGAACGTCCTGCGATTCGCGACGACGTACATGGTCCTGGATCGGTTCGATCCGTTCGCGCCCGCCATGGCAGTCGTGGAGGGCCATCTCCGCCACGAGGACCGGTGGCTCCTCTCGCGCCTCGAGAGCGTGAAGGCGACCGTGGACGCCGAGATGGCGACGTACAACCTGCATCGGGCCTACCGAGCCGTCGAGTCGTTCGTCCTCGACGACCTGTCCCGCTGGTACGTCAAGCTCGTCCGCGGACGCACCTGGACCGAGGCGACAGACCGCGACAAGCTCGCCGCCTACCGCGTCTTGCACGAATCGCTTGGGACGGTCGCAGCCCTCGTCGCGCCGGTCACCCCGCACATCGCCGAAGCGATGTACCAGCGTCTCGACGGCCGCAAGCTCAGCGTGCACATGGTCGATTGGCCCACGGCGATCGAAGGACGGCGCAAGGCGGAACTCGAAGCCTCCATGGCGATCGTCCAGGGGCTCGTCGAGGTCGTCTCGAAGGAACGGCAGAAGGGAGGGCGCAAGCTCCGGTGGCCCCTCCAGCTCGTCGCGGTGAAGGGACCGACGCCGGCCGCGGCCGCCGCCCTCGACTCCTTGAAGGGCGTCTTCCTGGAACTGGCCAATGCGAAGGAGCTCCTCGTCCTCAAGCCGACGGACGAGTTCCCTGGAATGTCGCTCGTCGCAAAGCCGGATCCCGCGGCGATCGGGAAGGCGTACAAGGTCCTCGGGCCGAAGATCGTGAAGGTCCTAGAGGCACGGCCGGCCGAGGAACTTCGTGAGGCGCTCGAGCGAGGGCCCTACGAGGTCGGCGTAGACGGGCAGATCGTCACGATCGGGGCGTCGATGGTGCGCTTCGAGAAGCAGGTCCCCGCGGACGTCGTCGTCGCGCCGACGCCGCATGGCGAGCTGTACCTCCACCTCCGCGTGACGCCGGAGCTCCAGGCGGAAGCGTACGCCCGCGAGATCATCCGGCGCGTGCAGCAGATGCGGAAGGAGCTCGACCTCGAGGTGGACGACTTCATCGCGACGGTCGTGAAGACGAGCAAGGACTTCGCGGCGGTCCTTGCGCCTCAGGTAGCGTTCATGTCGCGGGAGACGCGGTCGCGCAACTTCACTTTCTCGGACAAGGACGTCGGGTCGGAGCACGTGGTCGAATGGAACGACGTCGACGGACGGTCCGTCACGATCGGGGTGACGCCTCTCCACATGTCCGAGGCGCTCCGCGAATTCACGAAGGTCCCCGGCATCACCTCGGCGAAGGCGACGGCGCTGTTCGATGCGGGCTACAAGAGCGTCGCAGCCCTCAAGGCGGCGACGAGGCAGGAACTCGCGGCGATCGAAGGCCTCGAGCCGTCCGACCTCGATCGAATCGTCGCGGCGTTCTCGACCGAAGAGCCCGGCGACGTCGAGTGTCCAACGTGCGGCGCCACCATTCCCGCCTCGGCGCGGCGATGTCCTCGATGCGGCGAGCCCACGACGAGCGACGCGTCGCCTTGTCCGCGTTGCCACGCGCCGATTCCCCCTGGGTCTGACGCGTGCGATGCATGCGGCTTCGCCTTGGCGGGAACCGGGTCGTCGACCGCCACTGGCCAGGCCGAGGCCGGCGCCTCCGAGCCGATCGCACCGTCGCTGAAGGACCCTTCGTCGGTACTCGTCCGCGAGAAGACCCCGCGTGAGGCGTACGACCTGTTCCGGTCCGCGCTGGAGACGGGCAAAAGGGGCCTCTGCATCACCCGCGCCTATCCCAAGAGGGTCCGCGAGCGGTTCGGCGACGCAGCCCCCACGATCATCTGGCTGAGCAACGTCGGGAAGGAGCGCACGGTCCGACCGAAGGACCTTGAGAAACTCTCCCTCCTCGTCGAGGAGTTCCTCCGCGGCGGGAACGGCGTCATCCTCATCGACGGCCTGGAATACCTCGTCACGCACAACAATTTCATCACCGTCCTCCGCCTCCTCCAGGCCGTCCGGGACCGGGTGGCGATGAACGGGGCAGTCCTCCTGCTGTCCGTCAACCCGTCCGCCTTCGATGCACAGCAGATGACGCTGCTCGAGCGCGAGGTCGACCGGGTCGTCCCGGGGAACGGGTCCTCCTGA
- a CDS encoding ABC transporter substrate-binding protein, whose amino-acid sequence MVIVGFVAVALLLAGISLYVLTQPGPVSANIPPTVNDVTVTPAAGDNTTSFTFVADVSDDRDPPSSIQVRWDWENDSAWDTPWSTGKAADHLFAQPGDYTVRVEAIDTGNLTATVARQVRVSHAPLRVGTILSLTGPLQGFGVSQQNAVDMAVEEINAAGGVFGQPIQVFHMDDHTSPIDAQNAAMTLVGSDKVVAIIGATGSFMCASVLQVAKATAVFEVAPSCTSPIFSDLAYTGGWFARTVPSDALQAAVAASYAHENRTFAMAGVIALNNDYGVGTAAAFVSNFTRFGGVITGSLVLIDPLASDYTSDLHLVLDANPPPEVVYAIVYPPSGVVLMRNWWEGLGANPGWANVSWMFSDAVYDQSNFIDPLVSAGVDVSAFEGTSPAVYAQIEPPEFAAWSARYQAIYGTPPALFAANSYDAAYLVALAAEAVGFAGGAGIRAKIQSVADPAGTVVRPNEWNIALQELAAGRDIDYEGASGPANLNGFGDVAAPYIVWALDASSLLYTKEFFNESLVVSLLPAGSFPLEAPLGPAQTAASPARGSREEPASKEPRTFL is encoded by the coding sequence ATGGTCATCGTCGGGTTCGTTGCGGTCGCCCTCCTTCTTGCGGGAATTTCGTTGTACGTACTCACGCAGCCTGGTCCCGTTTCCGCGAACATCCCTCCGACTGTCAATGACGTCACCGTGACCCCGGCGGCCGGGGACAACACGACGAGTTTCACGTTCGTCGCGGACGTCTCGGACGATCGAGACCCTCCGAGCTCGATTCAGGTGCGATGGGACTGGGAGAACGACAGCGCATGGGACACGCCCTGGTCCACGGGAAAGGCCGCAGACCATCTGTTCGCGCAGCCGGGCGACTACACCGTCCGCGTGGAAGCGATCGACACGGGGAACCTGACCGCGACCGTGGCTCGGCAAGTGAGGGTCTCGCACGCTCCCCTGCGGGTCGGCACGATCCTCTCCCTTACAGGCCCCCTGCAGGGCTTTGGAGTCTCGCAGCAGAACGCGGTCGACATGGCGGTGGAAGAAATCAACGCGGCAGGGGGCGTCTTCGGGCAGCCCATCCAGGTTTTCCACATGGACGATCACACGAGCCCGATCGACGCTCAGAATGCCGCGATGACCTTGGTCGGCTCCGACAAGGTCGTCGCAATCATCGGCGCCACGGGATCCTTCATGTGCGCATCCGTGCTGCAGGTTGCGAAGGCAACCGCTGTCTTCGAGGTTGCACCGTCCTGCACAAGCCCGATTTTTTCGGACCTCGCGTACACGGGCGGATGGTTCGCGAGGACCGTCCCGTCGGATGCGTTGCAAGCGGCCGTCGCGGCGTCTTATGCCCACGAGAATCGGACCTTCGCCATGGCCGGCGTCATCGCATTGAACAACGACTATGGGGTTGGAACGGCCGCAGCGTTCGTGAGCAATTTCACTCGCTTCGGCGGAGTGATCACGGGGTCTCTGGTTCTGATCGATCCCCTCGCAAGTGACTACACGAGCGACCTCCACCTGGTCTTGGACGCGAATCCCCCTCCAGAGGTCGTGTACGCGATCGTGTATCCTCCCAGCGGTGTCGTCCTCATGCGGAACTGGTGGGAGGGACTCGGGGCGAATCCCGGATGGGCAAATGTAAGCTGGATGTTTTCGGACGCCGTGTACGATCAATCGAATTTCATCGACCCTCTCGTGTCCGCCGGCGTCGACGTGAGCGCGTTCGAGGGCACCTCGCCTGCGGTCTACGCCCAGATTGAGCCGCCCGAGTTCGCGGCGTGGTCTGCACGATACCAGGCGATTTACGGCACCCCGCCCGCATTGTTCGCGGCGAACTCATACGATGCGGCCTACCTCGTCGCCCTCGCCGCCGAGGCGGTGGGATTCGCGGGGGGTGCGGGAATTCGGGCCAAGATCCAAAGTGTCGCCGATCCTGCTGGGACCGTCGTCCGCCCGAACGAATGGAACATCGCACTGCAGGAACTCGCCGCGGGCCGCGACATCGACTACGAAGGTGCCTCTGGTCCCGCGAACCTGAATGGTTTCGGCGACGTCGCTGCCCCCTACATTGTCTGGGCGCTCGACGCGTCGAGTCTGCTGTACACGAAAGAATTCTTCAACGAGAGCCTCGTGGTGTCCCTCCTGCCGGCTGGTTCCTTCCCCCTGGAGGCACCGCTTGGACCCGCCCAGACCGCGGCGTCGCCGGCCCGCGGAAGCCGGGAGGAGCCCGCCAGCAAAGAGCCGCGCACCTTTTTATAG
- a CDS encoding winged helix-turn-helix domain-containing protein — MQKPHLTLDTETELLDQLRAYTALDNPIRLRAYILIHDAPGLPFREIVKDLGVESGLLAYHVAVLKAANVIQVDYQRSGRETTAYRLTKRGEEIYTAMFRKRRAHPRRSRVEARHSTPAR; from the coding sequence GTGCAGAAGCCGCATCTCACCCTCGACACGGAAACAGAACTCTTGGACCAGCTTCGTGCATACACGGCGTTGGACAACCCGATCCGCCTCCGGGCTTACATTCTGATTCACGACGCTCCTGGGCTACCGTTCAGAGAAATCGTGAAGGATTTGGGCGTCGAGAGCGGACTCCTGGCGTATCACGTGGCGGTGCTCAAGGCGGCCAACGTGATCCAGGTGGACTATCAGCGCTCGGGACGAGAAACGACCGCGTACCGGCTGACGAAACGTGGTGAGGAGATCTACACCGCGATGTTCCGGAAGCGTCGCGCCCATCCCAGACGATCGCGAGTCGAGGCCCGACATTCCACGCCCGCGCGATGA
- the argF gene encoding ornithine carbamoyltransferase, translating to MMVTKRDLVSMRDVRDDLVGLLELAGKIKNRTKAGEPYEPLRGKSLAMIFEKASTRTRVSFEVGMTQLGGHALFLSPNDTQVGRGETIADTARVLSRYVDGIMYRAFRRDSVRELAANATVPVINGLDDKEHPCQIISDLFTIQERKGVLSGIKLAYVGDGNNVCNSLLLGASIVGMHMTAACPAGYEPDAELLTEARRIAKASGAKIDVKHDPVAAAKNADILYTDVWVSMGQEKEKKERERAFKTYQINAKLLRAAKAGAFVMHCLPAHRGLEITDDVIDGPQSVVFDQAENRLHAQKAILARFLAGI from the coding sequence ATGATGGTCACGAAACGCGACCTCGTCTCGATGCGCGATGTCCGCGATGACCTCGTCGGCCTCCTGGAGCTCGCCGGAAAAATCAAAAACCGGACCAAAGCCGGCGAGCCGTACGAGCCGCTCCGTGGCAAGAGCCTCGCGATGATCTTCGAGAAGGCGTCGACCCGCACCCGCGTCTCATTCGAGGTCGGCATGACCCAGCTCGGCGGCCACGCCCTCTTCCTGAGTCCGAACGACACGCAGGTCGGCCGAGGCGAGACGATCGCCGACACGGCACGGGTCCTAAGCCGCTACGTCGACGGCATCATGTACCGGGCTTTCCGCCGGGATAGCGTCCGAGAGCTCGCCGCGAACGCGACCGTGCCCGTGATCAACGGCCTCGATGACAAGGAGCATCCGTGTCAGATCATCTCCGACTTGTTCACGATCCAGGAGAGGAAGGGCGTGCTCTCGGGGATCAAGCTCGCGTACGTCGGGGACGGAAACAACGTCTGTAACTCGCTCCTCCTCGGGGCCTCGATCGTCGGCATGCACATGACCGCCGCGTGCCCGGCGGGCTACGAGCCGGACGCGGAACTCCTCACGGAGGCGCGACGCATCGCGAAGGCGAGCGGCGCCAAGATCGACGTCAAGCATGATCCGGTGGCCGCGGCGAAGAATGCGGACATCCTGTACACGGACGTCTGGGTCTCGATGGGACAGGAGAAGGAGAAGAAGGAACGGGAGCGGGCCTTCAAGACGTATCAAATCAACGCGAAGCTGCTCCGAGCCGCCAAGGCCGGCGCCTTCGTGATGCACTGCCTCCCGGCCCACCGCGGACTCGAGATCACGGACGACGTCATCGATGGGCCACAGTCCGTGGTGTTCGACCAAGCCGAGAACCGTCTGCACGCGCAGAAGGCGATCCTCGCTCGGTTCCTCGCGGGCATCTGA
- a CDS encoding ABC transporter permease subunit encodes MRGARRWLRLAASILIVLGIAAALSNPGSALNAVQFPLLGVFSTARMVVAYLLSLLFAIVFGHTAATNKKASIAMLPLLDVLQSIPILVFFPAALLFFVATFHGNPIGIELAVVFLIFTSMAWNMAFGVYESLTTIPQDLEAAATSFGLTGWLRFRLLAFPAVIPKLVYNSILSWTNGWFFLVASEIFSGNGAEFQRPGLGAFIAIAGRNGDVPSIAIGLAVLAAIVLALDVFVWRPLSVWSERFRIDAVAREAKVPRYEPFRWLPRFSRVRRTIVTHARPVAETYHRASARLDRVYASHQAVVREIRAVDLVMFLIVFTIVVTTGLVGLVQLFLRPLPARAGSLPEAALFSFSRLLIAYGVALAWTIPMAALLGENERASRLLTPVLEIFASLPATALLPVILGFSLLVAASVADTAAQLAAILIALFSMQWYLLFNLIAGVRSIPADLRDAARSFGLRGTTYWKRVLLPAMTPSLLTGSITAWGAGWNALIVSEYVQYAQRLYEVQGLGSLLSESVYLTPDGEMLFLTALTMIVVVLAMNKLLWRPLFKRAAIRYRLEV; translated from the coding sequence ATGCGAGGCGCCCGGCGGTGGCTTCGTCTCGCCGCCAGCATCCTGATCGTCCTCGGAATCGCCGCCGCGCTCTCGAATCCCGGGTCCGCGCTGAACGCGGTCCAATTCCCTCTCCTGGGAGTGTTTTCGACCGCCCGGATGGTCGTCGCATACCTGCTCTCCCTCCTCTTCGCAATCGTCTTCGGTCACACCGCCGCGACGAACAAGAAGGCCTCCATTGCCATGTTGCCTCTCCTCGACGTCCTGCAGTCGATCCCGATCCTGGTCTTCTTCCCGGCCGCCCTGCTCTTCTTCGTCGCGACCTTTCACGGGAATCCGATCGGCATCGAGCTCGCGGTCGTGTTCCTGATCTTCACGAGCATGGCGTGGAACATGGCGTTCGGCGTGTACGAATCCCTCACGACGATTCCCCAGGACCTCGAGGCGGCGGCGACCAGCTTCGGCCTTACTGGGTGGCTTCGGTTCCGACTCCTCGCCTTTCCGGCCGTCATCCCCAAGCTCGTCTACAACTCGATTCTCTCCTGGACGAACGGCTGGTTCTTCCTCGTGGCGAGCGAGATCTTCTCCGGAAACGGCGCGGAGTTTCAACGGCCCGGTCTCGGGGCGTTCATCGCGATTGCAGGTCGGAACGGGGACGTCCCCTCGATCGCCATCGGCTTGGCGGTCCTTGCCGCGATCGTGCTCGCGCTCGACGTCTTCGTGTGGCGGCCGCTGAGCGTCTGGTCCGAACGGTTTCGGATCGATGCCGTGGCGCGCGAGGCGAAGGTCCCGAGGTATGAACCGTTCCGATGGCTGCCTCGCTTCTCTCGCGTGAGGCGCACGATCGTGACGCATGCACGGCCCGTCGCGGAGACGTACCACCGCGCCTCGGCCCGGCTCGACCGCGTGTACGCGTCGCACCAAGCGGTCGTCCGCGAGATTCGCGCGGTAGACCTCGTGATGTTCCTCATCGTCTTCACGATCGTCGTGACGACCGGACTCGTCGGCCTGGTGCAGCTCTTCCTCCGTCCGCTGCCCGCCCGGGCCGGGTCCCTGCCGGAGGCCGCGCTGTTCTCGTTCTCGCGCCTCCTCATCGCCTACGGCGTCGCGTTGGCGTGGACGATTCCGATGGCCGCGCTCCTCGGCGAGAACGAGCGCGCGTCTCGGCTGCTCACGCCCGTCCTCGAGATTTTCGCGTCTCTCCCCGCGACCGCATTGCTGCCGGTCATCCTGGGATTCTCCCTCCTCGTCGCGGCCTCCGTCGCCGATACGGCGGCGCAACTCGCGGCGATCCTGATCGCCCTCTTCAGCATGCAGTGGTATCTGCTCTTCAACCTCATCGCTGGAGTCCGCAGCATCCCGGCGGATCTGCGGGATGCGGCGCGCTCCTTCGGGCTCCGTGGCACGACGTACTGGAAGCGGGTCTTGCTGCCCGCGATGACGCCGTCCTTGCTGACGGGGAGCATCACGGCGTGGGGAGCTGGCTGGAACGCCCTGATCGTCTCGGAGTACGTGCAGTACGCCCAGCGATTATACGAGGTGCAGGGTCTGGGATCGCTCCTGAGCGAGTCCGTCTACCTGACGCCCGATGGGGAGATGCTCTTCCTCACCGCCCTCACGATGATTGTGGTCGTGCTCGCGATGAACAAGCTCCTCTGGAGGCCGCTCTTCAAGCGCGCCGCGATCCGCTATCGCCTCGAGGTGTAG
- a CDS encoding ABC transporter ATP-binding protein: protein MTAATPLLDVRDVTKSYSENGKEFKVLELIRFSLSERDFVCVVGPSGSGKSTLLRILVGLEKPTSGQVLFEGEPIRADNPQVALVFQSFALFPWLTVTQNVELGLEAKGTPPEQRHEQARKFIEAVGLTGFENAFPRELSGGMKQRVGIARALAIEPLLLCMDEPFSSLDPLTAQNLRDEILQLWSDPALPPRAVLMVTHSIEEAVYLADRVIVISSRPGRMVAELVIDLPRPRNRKEPEFYGWVDEIYSLIV, encoded by the coding sequence ATGACCGCGGCCACGCCCCTCCTCGATGTGCGGGACGTCACGAAATCCTACTCCGAGAACGGGAAGGAATTCAAGGTCTTGGAGCTCATCCGGTTTTCCCTTTCGGAACGCGACTTCGTCTGCGTGGTCGGCCCGTCCGGCTCCGGCAAGTCGACGCTGCTCCGGATCCTCGTCGGCCTCGAGAAGCCGACGTCCGGCCAGGTGCTGTTCGAAGGTGAGCCAATCCGCGCGGACAACCCGCAGGTCGCCTTGGTGTTCCAATCGTTCGCCCTGTTCCCCTGGCTCACGGTCACGCAGAACGTCGAGCTCGGTCTCGAAGCGAAGGGGACGCCGCCGGAGCAGAGGCACGAGCAGGCGCGGAAGTTCATCGAGGCGGTCGGGCTGACGGGGTTCGAGAACGCGTTCCCTCGTGAGCTCAGCGGGGGGATGAAGCAGCGAGTCGGCATCGCCCGCGCCCTCGCGATCGAGCCGTTGCTCCTGTGCATGGACGAGCCGTTCTCCTCGCTCGACCCCTTGACCGCGCAGAACCTGCGCGACGAGATCCTGCAGCTGTGGTCCGATCCGGCGCTTCCGCCGAGGGCCGTCCTCATGGTCACGCACAGCATCGAGGAGGCGGTCTACCTCGCGGACCGCGTGATCGTGATCTCCAGCCGGCCGGGACGAATGGTCGCCGAGCTCGTCATCGACCTGCCGAGGCCCCGGAACCGCAAGGAGCCCGAGTTCTATGGGTGGGTGGACGAAATCTATTCACTGATCGTTTGA
- a CDS encoding AAA-associated domain-containing protein, with translation MTGFHSISKASVGQILGLVEAVDEAGGAADVATISQEVEMDIDRLGPILAAAEFLGLLEVEDGDVRMTDLSRKLLSASVRERKRIVRDIINAVPVFRHVTEMARSARRPLEREEIIDAIAANVGSRQAEEVFKALVYWGRYVELVRYDSVSEQLSLRTPSK, from the coding sequence GTGACGGGCTTCCACTCCATCTCCAAGGCGTCGGTAGGCCAGATCCTCGGACTCGTCGAGGCGGTCGACGAGGCCGGAGGGGCCGCCGACGTCGCCACGATTTCGCAGGAGGTCGAAATGGACATCGACCGCCTCGGGCCCATCCTCGCCGCCGCGGAATTCCTCGGGCTCCTCGAAGTGGAGGACGGCGACGTGCGCATGACGGACCTCAGCCGGAAACTCCTGTCGGCCAGCGTCCGGGAGCGAAAGCGCATCGTGCGGGACATCATCAACGCCGTGCCGGTGTTCCGCCACGTGACGGAGATGGCTCGCTCCGCGAGGCGGCCGCTCGAACGCGAGGAGATCATTGACGCGATTGCGGCCAACGTCGGAAGCCGCCAGGCCGAGGAAGTGTTCAAGGCGCTCGTCTACTGGGGCCGGTACGTCGAGCTCGTCCGGTACGACAGCGTCTCGGAACAGCTCAGCCTGCGGACGCCGTCGAAGTAG